In Anas acuta chromosome 6, bAnaAcu1.1, whole genome shotgun sequence, the following are encoded in one genomic region:
- the FAIM gene encoding fas apoptotic inhibitory molecule 1 isoform X1: MASREEITVYEDEVRSRYSHLEKMTDLVAVWEVALSDGVHKIEFEHGTTSGKRVVYVDGKEEIRKEWMFKLVGKETFTVGVAKTKATINIDAVGGFAYEYTLEINGKSLKKYMENRSKTTNTWLLSLGGTDYRIVLEKDTMDVWCNGKKMETAGEFVEDGTETHFSVGDHSCYIKAVSSGKRKEGIIHTLIVDDREIPEALE, translated from the exons ATGGCATCCCGCGAGGAGATTACTGTCTATGAAGATGAAGTAAG GTCTCGGTACAGCCACTTGGAGAAGATGACAGACCTGGTGGCTGTTTGGGAAGTAGCTTTAAGCGATGGTGTCCACAAGATTGAATTCGAACACGGGACCACTTCAGGAAAACGTGTCGTCTATGTTGATGGCAAG gagGAAATACGAAAAGAATGGATGTTTAAATTAGTGGGTAAAGAAACATTTACTGTCGGAGTAGCCAAAACCAAAGCTACTATTAACATTGATGCAGTTGGTGGTTTTGCATATGAATATACTTTGGAGATCAATGGAAAAAGCCTCAAGAAATATATGGAGAACAggtcaaaaacaacaaatacttGGTTACTGAGCTTGGGTGGTACAGACTATAGGATTGTTCTAG AAAAGGACACAATGGACGTGTGGTGCAACggtaaaaaaatggaaacagcg GGTGAATTTGTAGAAGATGGGACTGAAACGCACTTCAGTGTTGGTGACCACAGCTGTTACATTAAGGCTGTCAGTAGTGGAAAACGAAAGGAAGGAATTATTCATACTCTTATTGTGGATGACAGAGAAATCCCAGAGGCTTTGGAGTAG
- the FAIM gene encoding fas apoptotic inhibitory molecule 1 isoform X2, whose product MTDLVAVWEVALSDGVHKIEFEHGTTSGKRVVYVDGKEEIRKEWMFKLVGKETFTVGVAKTKATINIDAVGGFAYEYTLEINGKSLKKYMENRSKTTNTWLLSLGGTDYRIVLEKDTMDVWCNGKKMETAGEFVEDGTETHFSVGDHSCYIKAVSSGKRKEGIIHTLIVDDREIPEALE is encoded by the exons ATGACAGACCTGGTGGCTGTTTGGGAAGTAGCTTTAAGCGATGGTGTCCACAAGATTGAATTCGAACACGGGACCACTTCAGGAAAACGTGTCGTCTATGTTGATGGCAAG gagGAAATACGAAAAGAATGGATGTTTAAATTAGTGGGTAAAGAAACATTTACTGTCGGAGTAGCCAAAACCAAAGCTACTATTAACATTGATGCAGTTGGTGGTTTTGCATATGAATATACTTTGGAGATCAATGGAAAAAGCCTCAAGAAATATATGGAGAACAggtcaaaaacaacaaatacttGGTTACTGAGCTTGGGTGGTACAGACTATAGGATTGTTCTAG AAAAGGACACAATGGACGTGTGGTGCAACggtaaaaaaatggaaacagcg GGTGAATTTGTAGAAGATGGGACTGAAACGCACTTCAGTGTTGGTGACCACAGCTGTTACATTAAGGCTGTCAGTAGTGGAAAACGAAAGGAAGGAATTATTCATACTCTTATTGTGGATGACAGAGAAATCCCAGAGGCTTTGGAGTAG